One Roseimicrobium gellanilyticum DNA window includes the following coding sequences:
- a CDS encoding GntR family transcriptional regulator has product MVRNTPRNRPKKSARRAPLKKPRATSVATGPSNLAQRAYEHLQTQLWSGKLAAGEKISEAGLAKGLGMSRTPVREAIRRMESEGVVTQRASSGTYVAMPERAEIVEAYEVRMAIESFAVRKAARRMKPAQILELQKRCDDMREAIRDFRASGEALMTGTPLKRYLNADLAFHLLLIKAAENRRALTIFGDVNLRSAIFGCRSHERDLHHVAWVWLQHARVARSIRQRNAAAAQQHLEAHMQTSMEDALASHDARRGKQPMKGGPPPPLTEAMSELIAELREPAH; this is encoded by the coding sequence GTGGTCCGGAATACACCTCGCAACCGTCCCAAGAAATCCGCCCGTCGTGCGCCGCTGAAGAAGCCACGTGCGACATCCGTGGCGACTGGTCCTTCCAACCTCGCCCAGCGTGCCTATGAGCACCTGCAGACCCAGCTCTGGAGTGGGAAGCTGGCGGCGGGCGAGAAGATCTCCGAAGCGGGACTGGCCAAGGGATTGGGCATGAGCCGCACACCGGTGCGGGAGGCCATCCGCCGGATGGAGTCGGAAGGGGTGGTCACCCAGCGCGCCTCCAGTGGCACCTATGTCGCCATGCCTGAGCGGGCTGAGATCGTGGAAGCTTATGAGGTGCGCATGGCCATCGAATCCTTTGCCGTGCGGAAAGCTGCACGCCGCATGAAGCCAGCGCAGATTCTCGAGTTGCAGAAGCGCTGTGACGACATGCGTGAAGCCATCCGTGACTTTCGTGCCTCAGGTGAAGCGCTCATGACCGGCACTCCGCTGAAGCGGTATCTCAATGCGGACCTCGCCTTTCACCTGCTGCTCATCAAGGCGGCGGAGAACCGTCGTGCACTCACCATTTTCGGCGATGTGAATCTCCGCAGTGCCATCTTCGGCTGCCGCAGCCACGAGCGTGATCTGCATCACGTGGCGTGGGTGTGGCTGCAGCATGCGCGCGTGGCCCGCTCCATTCGCCAGCGCAATGCCGCCGCCGCACAGCAACATCTGGAGGCGCATATGCAGACCAGCATGGAAGACGCCCTGGCTTCCCATGATGCACGCCGTGGCAAGCAGCCAATGAAGGGTGGGCCTCCCCCACCCCTTACGGAAGCCATGTCGGAACTCATCGCCGAACTCCGCGAGCCCGCGCACTGA
- a CDS encoding DUF3160 domain-containing protein codes for MKGLACAMFFRALLSLFAAWAGISVCLASDGYPEPPKNWQEAAKRAGLTDDQLSRLEKDKFLVTGVEERQSFRAYLGGNVPFFVTSDAVLNAYHVLFEESLRQQEEVQAGGLRSFCDTVWKDLGSIESRYSGDDALIAQSKRRAMFTIGVALRLFGGDIDGASPELKKSIDDEVALILKAEGRHKPALLGKPEPSFVAFEYALFRPVGFYADKGTLSRYFRAVRWLQLVPFRADFPEEHLAFHMLGTIRQHYFGGVLTTRTILFTALGGVRDHLDLDETRLVSYGREKARVDDSFFKSGLDVVRADAGQMALSPSPFSDRVREVAPGQDDLEFRALSTYRLPEDIAMYTAAAVQSPSQSSISPGLAFNAWLGVPKAEELYRQQCGPDAWAQLIAGRPTLRRDYGDADAQQEPWWKRPFQVWSSELEYRGTLRWAAEVDERAPAFMRSLAWQTKAMQTIAASWAQARHAWMLQSKPQVHVLKGTASPQGFIEPLPEFFMRLSQCAGHMGRLASDAEAVGDPVAAVVEEMRETVKSERARVAEKAGEQEISEATWVLSKQLGTYRVPMDHDKLQNPSREDVLRLADELEKLAARVQQEARPGSELWGILQEERIRTDVLWHELEVLCLRLSAMADKQLSGRTFTQDENSFISHTGRRLSRIMLYRGQALFHPHDDAPRIAFISSQPKRAMMQHVGIGRPRHLYVLYPWEGKDVLCRGIVMPYHEVEAATTLTDEAWRERFSKGGERPPIPAWLHEMVPAEAALPEAKN; via the coding sequence ATGAAAGGATTAGCCTGCGCCATGTTTTTCCGGGCACTGCTGTCGTTGTTCGCTGCGTGGGCTGGCATCTCTGTGTGCCTGGCAAGTGATGGATACCCCGAGCCTCCCAAAAACTGGCAGGAAGCCGCGAAGCGTGCTGGCTTGACTGATGACCAGTTGAGCCGGCTGGAGAAGGATAAATTTCTCGTGACCGGCGTGGAGGAGCGCCAGTCCTTCAGGGCTTATCTTGGTGGGAACGTTCCTTTCTTTGTGACCAGCGATGCGGTGCTCAATGCCTACCACGTCCTTTTCGAAGAGTCACTGCGTCAGCAGGAGGAGGTGCAGGCCGGAGGCCTCAGGAGTTTTTGCGACACGGTGTGGAAGGACCTGGGCAGTATTGAATCTCGCTACAGTGGGGATGACGCTTTGATTGCCCAATCGAAACGCAGAGCCATGTTCACCATCGGTGTAGCGCTCAGGCTCTTTGGCGGCGACATTGACGGGGCTTCCCCAGAGTTGAAGAAAAGCATCGACGACGAGGTCGCTCTCATCCTCAAGGCTGAGGGAAGGCACAAGCCTGCGTTGCTGGGGAAGCCTGAGCCTTCATTTGTGGCTTTTGAGTATGCACTCTTCCGTCCTGTCGGGTTCTATGCGGACAAGGGGACATTGAGCAGGTACTTCAGGGCTGTGCGCTGGTTGCAGTTGGTTCCCTTTCGCGCCGACTTTCCGGAAGAGCATCTCGCCTTTCACATGCTGGGTACCATTCGGCAGCACTACTTTGGAGGTGTCTTGACCACGCGCACCATTCTCTTCACGGCTTTGGGGGGCGTCCGGGACCACCTGGATCTAGACGAGACCCGGCTGGTTTCCTATGGCCGTGAAAAGGCAAGGGTGGATGACAGCTTCTTCAAGTCCGGTTTGGATGTCGTGCGGGCGGATGCTGGACAGATGGCTCTTAGTCCGTCTCCCTTTTCGGATAGAGTGCGTGAAGTCGCGCCTGGGCAGGATGACCTTGAGTTCCGGGCCTTGAGTACTTACAGGCTTCCTGAAGATATCGCCATGTATACGGCGGCCGCCGTTCAATCTCCGTCCCAGTCCTCCATCTCCCCTGGCCTGGCCTTCAATGCGTGGCTTGGAGTGCCCAAGGCGGAAGAGCTGTACCGGCAGCAGTGTGGTCCTGACGCGTGGGCCCAACTGATCGCGGGCCGGCCGACCCTCAGGCGCGACTACGGAGACGCTGACGCACAGCAGGAGCCCTGGTGGAAGCGTCCCTTCCAAGTATGGTCTTCGGAGCTGGAGTATCGCGGCACGCTGCGCTGGGCGGCGGAGGTGGACGAGCGCGCGCCTGCCTTCATGCGCAGCCTCGCCTGGCAGACGAAGGCGATGCAAACCATCGCGGCAAGTTGGGCCCAAGCACGGCATGCCTGGATGTTGCAATCAAAGCCTCAAGTGCACGTGCTGAAAGGCACGGCGTCGCCACAAGGATTTATTGAACCGCTGCCGGAGTTTTTCATGCGGCTGAGCCAGTGCGCTGGCCACATGGGACGCCTTGCCTCCGATGCCGAGGCCGTGGGGGATCCTGTGGCTGCCGTGGTGGAAGAGATGAGGGAGACGGTAAAGTCGGAGCGAGCCCGCGTTGCGGAGAAGGCGGGCGAACAAGAAATCTCCGAGGCTACGTGGGTCTTGTCCAAGCAGCTAGGAACTTACAGAGTGCCGATGGATCACGACAAGCTCCAGAATCCCAGTCGCGAGGATGTGCTCAGACTGGCGGATGAACTGGAGAAGCTGGCAGCGAGAGTTCAGCAAGAAGCGAGACCGGGCAGTGAGTTGTGGGGCATTCTTCAAGAGGAGCGCATTCGCACAGACGTGCTGTGGCACGAGCTTGAGGTTCTTTGTCTCCGCCTTTCAGCGATGGCGGATAAACAACTCAGCGGTCGGACATTCACCCAGGATGAGAATAGTTTCATCTCGCACACCGGACGGCGTCTCTCCCGAATCATGCTCTACCGGGGACAGGCTCTTTTCCACCCTCATGATGATGCCCCGCGCATCGCCTTCATTTCCTCGCAGCCCAAGCGGGCGATGATGCAGCACGTGGGCATCGGCAGGCCGCGTCATCTGTATGTGCTCTATCCATGGGAGGGTAAGGATGTGTTGTGTCGTGGCATCGTGATGCCCTATCACGAGGTGGAGGCGGCCACCACACTCACGGATGAGGCTTGGCGTGAGCGCTTCTCCAAAGGCGGAGAGCGCCCACCGATCCCGGCGTGGCTGCACGAAATGGTTCCCGCAGAAGCCGCATTGCCCGAAGCAAAAAACTGA
- a CDS encoding 50S ribosomal protein L11 methyltransferase, giving the protein MFVWSKLSGSTWVDAWEERFAGDPRFVITRIPGRHTVRVEMYCEKKKEAQDIQSHFGGVVRPVKARNWAAMSAEIPPPVKVRDRLIIVGDKAQSKLSALRKEHPLRHVISIPADMAFGTGHHETTSTVLRMLVDIAEEREGTPWTMLDLGTGSGVLAIAAERLGAARAWGCDFDELAIKVALQNLKRNRTKKVTLEVADVLKWRPKEKWDCVAANLFHDVLEEAFPKMARAIKKSGTLLISGILKTQAESCLNAGRKAGFVFEEIVTRGKWVTAQGRLG; this is encoded by the coding sequence ATGTTTGTCTGGTCCAAGCTTTCGGGAAGTACGTGGGTGGATGCCTGGGAAGAGCGTTTCGCGGGAGATCCGCGGTTTGTCATCACCCGCATCCCGGGGCGCCACACGGTGCGCGTGGAGATGTATTGTGAGAAGAAGAAGGAGGCGCAGGACATTCAGAGCCATTTTGGCGGCGTGGTGCGCCCGGTGAAGGCCCGCAATTGGGCCGCAATGTCCGCTGAGATTCCGCCTCCTGTTAAAGTTCGCGACCGCCTGATCATCGTGGGGGACAAGGCCCAGTCCAAGCTTTCCGCGCTGAGGAAGGAGCATCCCCTGCGTCATGTCATCAGCATTCCTGCGGACATGGCCTTTGGCACCGGCCACCATGAGACCACCTCCACGGTGCTGCGCATGCTGGTGGACATCGCGGAGGAGCGGGAGGGGACTCCCTGGACCATGCTGGATCTGGGCACAGGCAGTGGCGTGCTGGCGATTGCCGCAGAACGCCTCGGCGCGGCGAGGGCGTGGGGCTGTGATTTCGACGAGCTGGCCATCAAGGTGGCGCTGCAGAACCTGAAGCGGAACCGCACTAAGAAAGTAACGCTGGAGGTGGCGGACGTCCTCAAGTGGAGGCCCAAGGAGAAATGGGACTGCGTGGCGGCCAATCTCTTCCACGATGTGCTGGAGGAGGCCTTCCCCAAGATGGCCCGTGCCATCAAGAAGAGCGGCACCCTCCTGATCTCCGGCATTTTGAAGACCCAAGCGGAGAGCTGCCTCAATGCGGGGCGGAAAGCAGGATTCGTCTTCGAAGAAATTGTCACCCGCGGGAAGTGGGTCACAGCGCAGGGACGGCTGGGATGA
- a CDS encoding pyridoxal phosphate-dependent aminotransferase, which produces MDFIAKNVAELSPSLTLSITSQAKALKKQGVDVLSFGAGEPDFNTPAHITEAAIQALHDGQTRYTESAGLLELRESIATKLSVDNNISYEPSQISVNCGAKHSCYNAILAVVNPGDEVIIPAPYWTSYPEMVRLAGGVPVIVETKAENGWKITPDEFEGAMSPLTKMIILNSPGNPTGSVYSRAEMEAIAEIALGEDILILSDEIYEKLVYAGQEHVSIASLSKEVHDLTITINGFSKAYAMTGWRLGYTAAPKAIATAIDTIQSHTTSNPTTFAQFGAIAALNGDQQIVADMREEFDMRRQYMLSRLQNIKNIRVVEPLGAFYFLVNIEPIGIKSVNFAEKLLSKQKVAVVPGVAFGAEYTVRFSYATSLDIINSGMDRFEEFCNQH; this is translated from the coding sequence ATGGACTTCATTGCCAAAAACGTCGCAGAACTGTCGCCGTCCCTGACTCTTTCCATCACCAGCCAGGCGAAGGCGCTGAAAAAGCAGGGCGTGGACGTGCTGAGCTTCGGCGCGGGTGAGCCTGACTTCAATACCCCGGCGCACATCACGGAGGCAGCCATTCAGGCGCTCCATGACGGCCAGACCCGCTACACCGAGAGCGCCGGTCTTCTGGAGCTGCGCGAGTCCATCGCCACGAAGCTGAGCGTGGACAACAACATTTCCTACGAGCCCTCCCAGATCAGCGTGAACTGCGGCGCGAAGCACTCCTGCTACAACGCCATTCTCGCTGTCGTGAATCCGGGGGACGAGGTCATCATCCCCGCTCCGTACTGGACGAGCTATCCTGAGATGGTCCGTCTCGCCGGTGGCGTGCCCGTGATCGTGGAGACCAAGGCCGAGAACGGCTGGAAGATCACCCCCGATGAGTTCGAAGGCGCGATGTCGCCCCTCACCAAGATGATCATCCTGAACTCGCCCGGCAACCCGACGGGTTCGGTGTACAGCCGCGCGGAGATGGAAGCCATCGCCGAAATCGCGCTGGGTGAAGACATCCTCATCCTTTCCGACGAAATCTACGAGAAGCTGGTGTACGCCGGCCAGGAGCACGTGAGCATCGCGTCCCTGAGCAAGGAGGTGCACGATCTCACGATCACCATCAACGGCTTCTCCAAGGCTTATGCCATGACCGGATGGCGCCTCGGTTACACCGCCGCTCCGAAGGCAATCGCGACCGCCATCGACACCATCCAGAGTCACACCACGTCCAACCCGACCACCTTCGCCCAGTTCGGCGCTATCGCCGCGCTGAACGGTGATCAGCAGATCGTGGCGGACATGCGTGAAGAGTTCGACATGCGCCGCCAGTACATGCTGAGCCGCCTGCAGAACATCAAGAACATCCGCGTGGTGGAGCCCCTTGGCGCTTTCTACTTCCTGGTGAACATCGAGCCCATCGGCATCAAGTCCGTGAACTTCGCGGAGAAGCTGCTGAGCAAGCAAAAGGTGGCCGTGGTGCCCGGCGTGGCCTTCGGTGCGGAATACACCGTCCGCTTCAGCTACGCGACCAGCCTGGACATCATCAATTCCGGCATGGACCGCTTCGAAGAGTTCTGCAACCAGCACTAA
- a CDS encoding metallophosphoesterase family protein gives MLSDTHLGLRDAREEPFSQYSKRMAGAYVKTRHAKSGQPTTPQDSFMEGIASAKKSKADLLALPGDLFSFPSEANVEWASQKLLESGLTWLYTSGNHDWHYEGMEGSSQELRDAWIQKRLLPLYGGANPLISSRDIKGLRVIVLDNSTYEILPEQLNEFRRLLQGGMPSLLFIHIPLYAPGRPMGFGCGHPDWGARSDKNFAIERRPKWRETGHTQTTFDFHREVLAATNLLAVFAGHTHQPSLDLLNGIPQVVTDDNASGGRLEIEVLPLT, from the coding sequence ATGCTGTCCGATACTCATCTCGGCCTCCGGGATGCACGCGAGGAACCCTTCAGCCAGTACAGCAAGCGCATGGCCGGAGCGTACGTGAAGACACGCCATGCGAAGTCCGGTCAGCCGACCACACCTCAGGACTCTTTCATGGAAGGCATCGCCTCGGCGAAGAAGAGCAAAGCGGATCTTCTCGCCCTGCCGGGAGATCTCTTCAGCTTTCCCTCCGAGGCAAATGTGGAGTGGGCTTCGCAAAAGCTCCTCGAATCCGGACTCACGTGGCTCTACACGTCAGGCAATCATGACTGGCACTACGAGGGCATGGAAGGCTCCAGCCAGGAACTCCGTGACGCATGGATCCAGAAACGGTTGCTGCCACTCTATGGAGGTGCCAATCCGCTCATCTCATCCCGCGACATCAAGGGGCTGCGCGTCATCGTGCTCGATAACTCAACCTATGAGATCCTGCCGGAGCAGTTGAACGAATTTCGCCGACTGCTCCAAGGAGGCATGCCCTCGCTCCTTTTCATTCACATTCCGCTGTATGCACCCGGGAGACCCATGGGCTTCGGCTGTGGTCATCCGGACTGGGGTGCCAGGTCGGATAAGAACTTCGCCATCGAGCGACGTCCAAAGTGGCGTGAAACCGGACACACGCAGACGACCTTCGACTTTCATCGTGAAGTCCTCGCGGCCACCAATCTTCTCGCAGTCTTTGCTGGTCACACCCACCAGCCTTCGCTCGATCTCCTGAATGGCATTCCGCAAGTGGTCACCGATGACAATGCCAGCGGAGGTCGGCTGGAAATTGAGGTCCTGCCGCTCACATGA
- a CDS encoding ammonium transporter — protein MILRAPSILATLVGLLSFSLCLQAPAQSTPADETAPASAPVPSNYRIIIAEPQTPSSAGMQDVEKRLDQVSRILESMAGKMAADDVATAPATTGSAASVSPPATASSVTPDLIQLVQDNASYVWILLGGILVFNMQAGFAMLELGVCRAKNSINVLMKNYLDFCIGSIIYLVIGFTLQFGSSWMGFIGLDRTWLPDFAGDHKVWIFWFFQVGFATVSCTIVSGAMAERTKYLGYLIYAGLFMIIIYPITGHWAWSGAGAAWGMAGDKGWLEAMGFVDFAGSSVVHACGGACALAGIIVVGPRVGRFAKDGTPRLIAGHNIPLMALGAMLLWFGWFGFNAGSTLAANPSMGRIAVNTLISPCAGAIFAMVAMWFAQGKPDVGIAINGSLGGAVGITACCANISPGSAIIVGTVAGLLTTGATILLERLRLDDVAGAVPVHLANGLWGTVSVALFDEKGFDIGRLGVQALGTVSIAVFGFVAGFAVFKFIDLTVGLRASEEEQIDGLDFAEHAVNAYPDFQTSERA, from the coding sequence ATGATCCTCCGCGCCCCATCCATTCTAGCCACTTTAGTGGGCTTACTCAGTTTCAGCTTGTGCCTGCAAGCGCCTGCCCAATCTACTCCCGCAGATGAAACTGCACCGGCATCCGCACCGGTGCCATCAAACTACCGTATCATCATCGCGGAACCACAGACGCCATCATCCGCAGGCATGCAGGATGTGGAGAAGCGGCTGGATCAGGTAAGCAGGATTTTGGAGAGTATGGCCGGGAAGATGGCGGCGGATGACGTTGCCACGGCTCCAGCCACAACTGGGTCCGCTGCGAGCGTGTCTCCACCTGCGACCGCTTCATCAGTGACGCCGGATCTCATCCAGCTCGTGCAGGACAATGCGTCCTATGTGTGGATCCTGTTGGGTGGCATCCTGGTATTCAACATGCAGGCGGGTTTTGCCATGCTGGAACTCGGCGTGTGTCGCGCGAAGAACTCCATCAACGTGCTGATGAAGAACTACCTCGACTTCTGCATCGGCTCCATCATCTATCTGGTGATTGGCTTCACGCTGCAGTTTGGCAGTTCGTGGATGGGTTTCATCGGACTGGATCGTACCTGGCTTCCGGACTTTGCCGGTGACCACAAGGTGTGGATCTTCTGGTTCTTCCAGGTGGGTTTTGCCACGGTTTCTTGTACCATTGTTTCCGGAGCCATGGCGGAGCGTACCAAGTATCTGGGCTACCTGATCTATGCGGGTCTCTTCATGATCATCATCTATCCCATCACGGGACATTGGGCCTGGTCCGGTGCAGGTGCGGCATGGGGTATGGCTGGCGACAAGGGCTGGCTGGAGGCGATGGGCTTCGTAGACTTCGCCGGTTCCTCCGTGGTGCATGCCTGTGGTGGTGCGTGTGCATTGGCGGGCATCATTGTGGTGGGGCCGCGGGTGGGACGTTTTGCCAAGGATGGTACGCCACGTCTCATTGCCGGTCACAACATCCCGCTCATGGCACTTGGCGCCATGCTGCTGTGGTTCGGATGGTTCGGTTTCAATGCAGGATCCACACTGGCGGCAAATCCTTCCATGGGACGCATCGCGGTGAACACACTCATCTCGCCATGTGCAGGCGCGATCTTCGCGATGGTGGCCATGTGGTTCGCCCAAGGGAAACCGGATGTCGGCATCGCCATCAATGGATCGCTTGGTGGCGCCGTGGGCATTACGGCGTGCTGCGCGAATATCTCGCCCGGTTCGGCCATCATTGTAGGTACGGTCGCTGGGCTGCTGACCACCGGCGCCACCATCTTGCTGGAGCGCTTGCGCCTGGACGACGTGGCGGGTGCCGTGCCCGTGCATCTCGCGAATGGATTGTGGGGCACCGTGTCGGTGGCGTTGTTTGATGAGAAGGGCTTCGATATCGGACGCCTCGGCGTCCAGGCCCTTGGCACGGTGTCCATTGCCGTCTTTGGCTTCGTTGCCGGGTTCGCGGTCTTTAAGTTCATCGACCTCACCGTGGGCCTGCGTGCGAGTGAAGAAGAGCAGATCGATGGCCTGGACTTCGCTGAGCACGCGGTCAATGCGTATCCGGACTTCCAGACCAGTGAGCGGGCGTAG
- a CDS encoding acyl carrier protein, translated as MGLDSVELVMAWEEEFGIDIPDEAAAHMFTPADAIDWVCKQVNASEDRDPCFSMVEFHRVREHHFTKLGVPRREVKLQSVLSRGWFTRHTVRDEVKHRVEIRTKALMKRRKYVPQWNRSEVREVVRWIIREQLGVDEFSDKDEFVRDLGLG; from the coding sequence ATGGGCCTCGACTCTGTTGAACTGGTGATGGCTTGGGAAGAGGAGTTCGGGATTGATATTCCTGATGAAGCGGCAGCGCACATGTTCACACCCGCGGACGCCATCGATTGGGTCTGCAAGCAGGTGAACGCATCCGAGGATCGTGATCCCTGCTTTTCGATGGTGGAGTTTCATCGTGTTCGCGAGCACCACTTCACAAAGCTTGGCGTTCCCCGACGAGAAGTGAAGCTGCAAAGTGTCTTGTCACGAGGGTGGTTTACCCGCCACACTGTGCGTGACGAGGTCAAACACCGCGTTGAGATTCGCACCAAAGCCTTGATGAAGCGGCGCAAATACGTTCCGCAGTGGAACCGTAGTGAGGTACGGGAAGTTGTGCGCTGGATCATTCGTGAGCAACTGGGCGTCGACGAGTTCTCTGACAAGGATGAATTTGTGAGAGACCTGGGTTTGGGTTGA
- a CDS encoding DUF5722 domain-containing protein, producing MPLRHFITTCVCTFSLLAAIRHVAAQNTDPFPTPPSKKGLQVQMVDDALALGIHHAAVNVSLGAMFHASKSGDLKIDENYLASLDKQVKPISDAGVVVYLILLAYPTGDAEKDALLLHPARRQDGKFNIAAFNTAKAEGPYWYRKLIAQLADRFSGAHPEHGRVWGYIVGNEVNSHWMWYNLGNAPMAKVASEYEKAVRATHEEVRKHSAHARVYLSFDHHWNASMPGISAEEACKGRDLLDTFAKLARERGDFEWHVAHHPYPDDLGNPRTWLDKAALPNADSPHITFKNLEVACEYMKRPELLWQGKPRRIILSEQGIHCLATPDGGELQAAGYAYAWEKTTRQDGIDALIWHRHVDHAHEGGLRLGLWENQAGSIATPGKKREIYGLFLKAGTPEWTEAARKYLSIVGLKSWDELK from the coding sequence ATGCCCCTTCGTCATTTCATCACCACCTGTGTGTGCACCTTCTCGCTGCTGGCTGCTATCAGGCACGTGGCAGCACAGAACACGGACCCCTTCCCCACCCCTCCCAGCAAGAAGGGCCTGCAGGTGCAGATGGTGGATGATGCGCTGGCGCTCGGCATCCATCACGCCGCGGTGAATGTGAGTCTCGGCGCCATGTTTCACGCATCGAAGTCTGGCGATTTGAAGATCGATGAGAACTATCTCGCAAGCCTCGACAAGCAGGTGAAGCCAATAAGCGACGCCGGCGTGGTGGTGTATCTCATCCTGCTAGCCTATCCTACCGGTGATGCTGAGAAGGACGCCCTGCTGCTGCATCCAGCGCGAAGGCAGGATGGCAAGTTCAACATTGCTGCGTTCAACACAGCGAAAGCAGAGGGACCCTATTGGTACCGCAAACTCATCGCCCAACTCGCCGACCGCTTCAGCGGTGCTCATCCAGAGCACGGTCGCGTGTGGGGATACATCGTGGGAAACGAGGTGAACTCCCACTGGATGTGGTACAACCTGGGCAATGCTCCCATGGCCAAGGTGGCCAGCGAGTATGAGAAGGCGGTGCGCGCCACGCATGAGGAAGTGCGCAAGCATTCCGCCCACGCTCGTGTGTACCTGTCCTTCGATCATCACTGGAATGCTTCCATGCCCGGCATCAGTGCGGAGGAGGCATGCAAGGGTCGAGACCTGCTGGATACATTTGCGAAACTCGCTCGCGAACGCGGAGACTTCGAATGGCATGTGGCGCATCATCCCTATCCCGATGATCTCGGCAATCCACGCACATGGCTGGACAAAGCTGCCCTCCCAAATGCGGACAGTCCGCACATCACCTTCAAGAACCTGGAAGTGGCGTGCGAGTACATGAAACGACCGGAACTCCTCTGGCAGGGGAAACCGCGCCGCATCATCCTGAGTGAGCAGGGCATCCACTGTCTGGCGACGCCGGATGGCGGCGAACTGCAGGCGGCGGGCTATGCCTACGCGTGGGAGAAGACGACACGGCAGGATGGCATCGATGCGCTCATCTGGCATCGCCATGTGGACCATGCCCATGAAGGCGGCCTGCGCCTCGGGCTGTGGGAGAATCAGGCGGGCAGCATCGCGACACCGGGGAAGAAGCGCGAGATCTACGGGCTTTTCTTGAAAGCGGGTACTCCGGAGTGGACTGAAGCGGCGAGGAAGTATCTGTCGATCGTTGGGCTGAAGTCGTGGGATGAGTTGAAGTGA
- a CDS encoding glycosyltransferase family 2 protein, translated as MPESSPQLSVVVPLYNEEENVPDMQSQLTAALAGHDFELIFVDDGSSDATAAKVQKDARVRLLRFPKNSGQSAAMYAGIMAAKGEIIAMLDGDLQNDPADIPSLVKKLDEGFDFVCGYRKKRKDTAFKRVQSRIANAVRSRFIGDGVRDTGCSLKAMRKECRSALLPFNGMHRFIPALIRHSGFRITEVPVNHRPRIHGVSKYTFWSRALRATKDMFGVSWLLSRRVRVEFNEEK; from the coding sequence ATGCCCGAATCCTCACCCCAGCTCTCCGTCGTTGTGCCGCTCTACAATGAGGAGGAAAACGTACCCGACATGCAGAGCCAGCTCACGGCCGCGCTCGCGGGGCATGACTTTGAACTCATCTTCGTGGACGACGGCAGCTCGGATGCGACTGCGGCGAAGGTGCAGAAGGATGCGCGCGTGAGACTGCTGCGTTTCCCGAAGAACTCGGGACAGAGCGCGGCGATGTATGCGGGCATCATGGCGGCGAAGGGCGAGATCATCGCGATGCTGGATGGCGACCTGCAGAATGATCCGGCGGACATTCCTTCGCTGGTGAAAAAGCTGGATGAGGGATTCGACTTTGTGTGCGGCTACCGGAAGAAGCGGAAGGACACGGCCTTCAAGCGCGTGCAGAGCCGCATCGCGAATGCGGTGCGCAGCCGGTTCATCGGCGATGGCGTGCGGGACACGGGCTGCTCGCTGAAGGCGATGCGCAAGGAGTGCCGCAGTGCGCTGCTGCCCTTCAACGGGATGCATCGGTTCATTCCCGCGCTGATCCGGCATTCAGGGTTTCGAATCACGGAGGTGCCGGTGAATCATCGCCCGCGCATCCATGGCGTGAGCAAGTACACCTTCTGGAGCCGCGCACTGCGGGCGACGAAGGATATGTTTGGCGTGAGCTGGCTGCTGAGCCGGCGGGTCAGGGTGGAGTTTAACGAGGAGAAGTAG